Proteins encoded by one window of Pristiophorus japonicus isolate sPriJap1 chromosome 17, sPriJap1.hap1, whole genome shotgun sequence:
- the LOC139228283 gene encoding putative stereocilin-like protein, with amino-acid sequence MVNRIFAKLSDDQRRALAQWTVDSERYSDVTAWPLTFLHRFGNLLVYLPFEKFQFLSRLQMLATLDVLLTNNLTTIQERFIIHNILKEGKAMSAADFERLGRLICSATTQDLIPYKQNLQVFDIIKRQLLNCIGNQIFVPNELVSQLYATSVLAESVSGQSG; translated from the exons ATGGTTAATCGTATCTTTGCGAAACTGTCTGATGACCAAAGAAGGGCCTTAGCTCAATGGACAGTGGATTCTGAGAGATATAGTGATGTCACCGCTTGGCCTTTAACATTCCTGCACCGATTCGGTAACCTGCTGGTATACCTACCGTTTGAAAAGTTTCAGTTTCTGTCCCGTCTACAG ATGCTGGCCACACTGGACGTGCTTCTGACCAATAATTTAACCACAATCCAGGAAAGGTTCATCATTCACAACATCTTAAAAGAGGGGAAAGCAATGTCAGCTGCTGACTTTGAGAG ACTGGGCAGACTGATATGTTCTGCAACCACCCAGGACCTGATACCCTACAAGCAGAATCTGCAAGTGTTTGATATTATCAAGAGACAATTGCTGAACTGCATTGGTAATCAAATCTTTGTCCCTAATGAACTGGTGAGTCAGCTTTATGCAACTAGCGTTCTTGCTGAGAGTGTGAGCGGGCAATCTGGGTGA